The genomic stretch TTCACCTCTTCCACTACTTTTATTCTCACTCTTCCAATTtattttcctccttttttttcttGTCAATTACTACAACTATATATTCCTTTCATTTTTTTTGATATTACCAAATTTTCTCCTACCTCTCCCTTAACTACTTAGTTTAGCTTACCTTATTCTATCCTTCATTTTGTTCTTTTCTCATCACTATTATCTTGTTTTGATCACAAAGATTACACCTTTTTGCTCTTAACTCCCCATATGTAACCCTCAAATTTCCGTACTTTCCTACAATTCAAACTATCTTAATCAAAATTTCCCATCTTTTTTCATCTTTTACATGTTTTGGgtacttcaatttcaatttttgttACTCTTTAGGCAACCCACCAAAAAAAATCCAGTCTTTGttcaattataataatttggGTGTTGTTATTTCATAGAAagctgtgattttttttttttataaattagtGTTGTAATCCTCCTTTTTAAGCAAcccaattaaaaaaattaaatcttTTTCATGTTATAATTAGTGTGTTATTAGTTCATAAAAAGCTGTGATTTTTGTAAATTAGTGGTGTAATTAGTGTTTAATAATGGGTTTGTGTCATGCAAAACCTATAGAAATCCCAGAAAATCAATCGAATAATCAAGTAATTAGTGTAGAAAATAATCAAAATTtagtattaaataataataatgaaagtgGGAAAACACCAAAATTTCCATTTTATAGTCCAAGTCCATTACCAAGTTGGTTCAAGAATTCACCATCAAATTCTAGTGTAAATTCAACACCATTAAGGTTTTTTAAGCGGCCATTTCCACCACCATCACCGGCTAAACATATTCGGGCTTTATTGGCCCGACGACACGGGTCGGTAAAGCCCAATGAGGCCTCAATCCCTGAGGGTAGTGAATGTGATATTGGGTTGGATAAGAATTTTGGATATTCTAAGCAATTTTTGAGTTGTTATGAGCTTGGTGAGGAAGTTGGAAGAGGGCATTTTGGGTATACTTGTTGTGGTAAAGGAAAGAAAGGTAGCTTGAAGGGTGTTGATGTTGCTATCAAAGTTATCCCTAAAGCTAAGGTGTGGGTTTTAACTTGAATGATTTTTTTGTTCAATTTTGTTGTTTTGATGTTTATGTTATGATTTTCGAGGTAGGGTAAGGTTGCGTACATCTGAACCTCGAAGAAATGGTGTGTTCAAATTGATTGTTGTTATTGTCTAACATTGATCATGTGTTTATTGATTGATTTATTACTTTGATGCTTATGTTATGATTTTCGAGGTAGGGGTAAGGTTGCGTACATCTGAACCCTCGAAGGGTGTGTTCAAATTGATTGTTGTTAATGCTTCTTGTTATTTGATTTGTTCCTTTGATGCTTATGTTATGATTTTCGAGGTAGGGGTAAGGTTGCGCACATCTGAACCCCGAAGGGTGTATTCAAATTAGTGGTTGTTATTGCCATTGACTTGTTCCTTTGATGCTTGTGTTATGATTTTTCTAGTTTGAGGGTAAGGTTGCGTACATTTGAACTCTTCGAGGAGGGTGTATTCGAGTTATTGATTTGTGTGTATGGGTGATCTAATTGCCTAAATGGGGAGTGGAGTTTGTTGGGTGAGTGAATTATGGTTGTTCTTATAGTTGTTGTTGAGCTAATGTTCCAGTCATTTATTCTTTGCTGATTGAAGCACCAATTATTTGTGATGGACAGAGTGTAGATTGAATGCTTTGTTTGTTGATGATCTGATAAAGGGGTATTTACTACTGTTGTGGTCATTGATGTTTTGTTTATTCAAGTACAATTGTACATGTGTGGCATGTCCCTAGTCTTGTACACATCTTTTGATGACTCTTACCCCAGTCTCATCTACCATACTTGAccccgttttaagtttaagacggatattgCCGTCTCAAACAAGAATTTGTAAACTTCCATAGTTGCATGTATGGAGTTGGAGATGTTTGAGCTTTACCTAATCGAAAAGAATGAGGCGCCATAATTATCTGGTTGCTTAGAATCCCTTTGATGGCAACTAGTGTAAAGGGAAAGTAAAGAACTTTGATTACTCTGCTGCTGTTTATAAGATTAGTTCCCAGCTTGTTAATCATGACTGTTAaaattaacctttttttttttttttggcataaGTGAGGTTTGTCCTTTGAGTCTTATGATAAATGGCAACTTTTGACAGATGACAACAGCGATTGCAATTGAGGACGTCAGAAGAGAAGTCAAAATATTACGGGCGCTGACCGGCCATAAAAATCTGGTGCAGTTCTATGAGGCGTATGAAGATGACGAAAATGTTTATGTTGTCATGGAGTAAGCTACTGTCTTATGTTTGATTAGCTGAAATGTTCCTTATGTCTCAATAAACTACATTTTGTTCCCGTTGTCATTAAATTGTTTGCACATGGTTGAGTCAAGCGATACAATTCACGGTCATAATTGTCTTCCGGAGACAGCCTCTATGTGTTGGTACATATAATGTGGATTTCTAGTCGCATTCCTCGTTACTTGTGCTAGCTGGTTTGACATTACGCTGTGCTTCAAGTAGCGCGCAGCAGTCACTGAAAGTGGGTGAATAAAACTCTAAAGACACGAGCTTTGTTTCAAAAATCTCTTCCATAACAGTCTCCTTTCTAATTTTCCTGTTCTCTTACGTTTGTTATGTCACGTCTGAACTGttgtttgtttgcattaaataaTGTCTCGATATATTTTGATACTGTATAGTGTATATTATTATTTTAGCCTTGTAGGCTTACCATTTTATTTGTCTCGTTCTCGCAGGCTATGTCAAGGTGGTGAATTGTTGGATCGCATCCTTTCAAGGTACTAATCAATAGTTATCTATCAACCCTTTTTAGTAGGTATGAGATATGCATTATTGACAGCAAACTTATTTTGCCTTTTGATCTTCAGAGGTGGGAAGTACTCGGAAGAAGATGCAAAGGCCGTCATGGTCCAGATTTTGAGTGTTACAGCCTACTGTCATCTTCAAGGTGTAGTTCACAGAGATCTCAAACCAGAGGTAACTGACTCACTGTTTTTACAAGTTAAAATCTCCAGCTTGTTAGAAGTGAaattttttttggtgtaatgcATGTAATTTCGGTGACACTTCTTATTTGAAAGACTGTTATCCATTTGTGAACCCTATGAAAATTCTGATACGATTCCTTGTGCGCAACTCTCAAGAATCTCGTGGATTAAATGGTAATTATGGGACTTTTGGATATCATGTTTTTTTGGGtgtaacgagtcacaaggggtaTCTTGATACTAACGGAATTTGAATCTAGATTACGAGTAGCACCCTCAATGAATATACCAGCTAAAGCTACCCGGCATCTACTAGGGTGTCAATGGTCATAATTCTTTGCTGTTATTGAATTTGCCACCTGAAATGCTAATGGTGTTAGTCAAGCACTTTAGATCGACGCAAAGTCTTCAAGCAATTATGATGGATATATTTTCTTTCTTTGTATGAAGATGTTTTACTTCCCTAATCCCGGGTTCCCGAATGCTTCACTGCAGAATTTTCTGTTTACTTCCAAAGACGATAATTCTGCTTTAAAAGCCATCGACTTTGGATTGTCGGACTACGTAAAGCCAGGTAAGGAGTTCACTACATAATGCATAATTCTCAGAATCTCACTTTCTTACGGGTTGAACGAGCTTATAGAGGTTGCGTGTTGTTGCAGATGAGAGATTAAACGACATTGTAGGAAGTGCATATTATGTGGCCCCTGAAGTACTCCACAGATCTTATGGAACTGAGGCAGACATGTGGAGTATCGGTGTAATCGCTTACATTCTTCTATGTGGTAGTAGACCCTTCTGGGCCCGCACAGAATCTGGTATATTCCGGGCTGTTCTAAAGGCGGACCCCAGTTTCGATGAATCCCCTTGGCCGTCATTATCATTGGAAGCAAAAGACTTTGTCAAGAGATTGTTGAACAAGGATTACCGCAAGAGATTAACAGCTGCACAGGCACTCAGTAAGTGATGCATTATATCTGTTGATACATGATGAAATCTACGAGCTTTAGTCCACACTTCTGGTATGAACTAGTTGAGTTTCCACTAGCAGAATTTGATTTCCTGGTTTTTATGTAGGTCATCCGTGGTTTTCTGGTTATCCGGATGTCAAGATTCCCCAAGATATGATAGTTTACAGGCTTGTAAGAGCTTACATTTGTTCATCATCCCTCCGTAAAGCATCTCTGCGGGTATGCAAATACTTTTCTGTGGCAATTTTGACCAGGcaaattgacccgacccaaatTACTTAACCCGAGATCTTATTAAACTCAAACAGAATCACCCTTGAAAGGACCCAACATATGAAATGACCTAAGCATTGACCAAATTCTCAAATAAGCATGAGCAtatccgactctgactctgactcgaccTGTTATTACCAAACTCGAAACAAAGTGCAAAAAACACTTAAAATGACTGGACCCAAACTCACTCAATCCGTACCTGAAATGGTCTAAGACTCTAAGTTGTTTGCCAGATTGACATGTACTCAACTTTCATAAGCTGTATACGTGTAAATTGAGCGGCTCTACTTGTTATTGACAGGCTCTTGCAAAGACCTTAACAGTACCACAACTAACGTATCTGAAAGAGCAATTCCAAATGCTGTCTCCTAGCAAAAACGGTTACGTATCGCTGCAAAATTTCAAGACGGTAAGTTTTGATTCTAGCAGTTACCTAGTTACATCCTTCTTTTTCTGGAGCGTGTTCTTATGGTTGCTGAAATCTACAGACAATAGTCAGAAATGCTACAGATGCTATAAAGGACTCCCGGGTTATTGAATATGTCAACATGGTTAGTGCTATTTTTGCATCATTGCCCAACCCttgttaagttttaatttagtctTGTTAATCTCTTATTCTCGAAGTATACGGTGAGGTGCAGTGGTGAACTATGCTGTCTAATGATGCAGGTCAGCTCTCTTCAGTACAGGAAAATGGATTTCGAGGAGTTCTGTGCAGCAGCCATTAGTGTGCATCAATTAGAAGCAATGGATACGTGGGAGCAACATGCACGCCATGCATACGAGCTTTTTGAGAAGGATGGAAACCGACCAATAATGATTGAAGAACTGGCTTCGGTAAGTGACTTCAACAATATCTTGAGGCTAAACGAAACATCTTTGCTAATGACCATGCGAAAATGTAAATGTGCAACTGTTGTTTTTTATAGGAGCTTGGGCTAAGTCCATCAGTGCCAGTTCACGTGGTTCTTCAAGACTGGATCCGACATTCAGACGGAAAGCTCAGTTTTCTCGGGTTTGTGAGACTTCTACACGGAGTCTCATCTCGTACATTCCAGAAGGCATGACCACCAAAAGTACACTAGTAAATACAGCCACGAATTCTCTAACTGCTTCAAGTTTCTCACTGAGAAGCGCGAAAACATCAATGTGCTATGTGTACCTCTTTTGTGCCTAATATTTTCATGTTTTTGTCTCGGGATAATGGTAGGAATCCCAAACACCTATCCAATACTTGATAGCCTGTAAACCAAGTACACCAAGTTAGCCCCTCGTTTACAGGCCCAAATTTAGGAAGTTACATTTTCAAGTCGATTGGTCCATCAAGGTTCCAGTCCCAATTCTCAAGAATGAGTCTGTATTTTACTCGGTTAAGTTTTAACCAACTGGGTTAACTCATGCC from Silene latifolia isolate original U9 population chromosome 2, ASM4854445v1, whole genome shotgun sequence encodes the following:
- the LOC141642012 gene encoding CDPK-related kinase 7-like encodes the protein MGLCHAKPIEIPENQSNNQVISVENNQNLVLNNNNESGKTPKFPFYSPSPLPSWFKNSPSNSSVNSTPLRFFKRPFPPPSPAKHIRALLARRHGSVKPNEASIPEGSECDIGLDKNFGYSKQFLSCYELGEEVGRGHFGYTCCGKGKKGSLKGVDVAIKVIPKAKMTTAIAIEDVRREVKILRALTGHKNLVQFYEAYEDDENVYVVMELCQGGELLDRILSRGGKYSEEDAKAVMVQILSVTAYCHLQGVVHRDLKPENFLFTSKDDNSALKAIDFGLSDYVKPDERLNDIVGSAYYVAPEVLHRSYGTEADMWSIGVIAYILLCGSRPFWARTESGIFRAVLKADPSFDESPWPSLSLEAKDFVKRLLNKDYRKRLTAAQALSHPWFSGYPDVKIPQDMIVYRLVRAYICSSSLRKASLRALAKTLTVPQLTYLKEQFQMLSPSKNGYVSLQNFKTTIVRNATDAIKDSRVIEYVNMVSSLQYRKMDFEEFCAAAISVHQLEAMDTWEQHARHAYELFEKDGNRPIMIEELASELGLSPSVPVHVVLQDWIRHSDGKLSFLGFVRLLHGVSSRTFQKA